The proteins below come from a single Telopea speciosissima isolate NSW1024214 ecotype Mountain lineage unplaced genomic scaffold, Tspe_v1 Tspe_v1.0709, whole genome shotgun sequence genomic window:
- the LOC122648292 gene encoding uncharacterized mitochondrial protein AtMg00810-like: MVANGYKQNNADHTLFVKRVGQHITILIVYVDDIVITGSDTQEIQKLKTYLGTEFEVKDLGTLRYFLGIQVAYSAKGISLSQRKYTLDLLSDTGMLGCKPVDTPLKPNTHLKNIAFAVSVVSQFMLNSHSSHLEAAYRILRYLKSSFGKGVLYSSHSHLRVEAYTDVDWHDRRSTSRYYTYVGGNLTTWRSKKQAMVARSSVIAEFRTIAQGICELLCLKGLLQDLG, encoded by the exons ATGGTTGCCAATGGATATAAGCAGAACAATGCTGAccacacattgtttgttaaaagaGTGGGACAGCATATCACTATTTTGAttgtatatgtagatgatatagtgattACCGGAAGTGATACACAAGAAATTCAGAAGTTGAAGACCTACTTGGGTactgagtttgaggtcaaagactTGGGCACATTGCGATATTTCTTGGGAATacaggttgcctattcagccaaaggtatatctctttcccagagaaagtatACTCTTGATTTATTGAGTGACACTGGGATGCTTGGCTGTAAACCTGTCGATACACCTCTGAAacccaacacacatttgaaaa atattgcatttgcagtgAGTGTAGTTAGCCAGTTTATGCTTAAttctcactcttctcacttggaagcagcatacCGGATTCTAAGGTACCTGAAGTCCTCTTTTGGTAAAGGAGTTCTATATTCCTCACATAGTCATCTCCGAGtggaagcttatactgatgtaGATTGGCATGATAGAAGGTCCACTTCTAGATATTACACCTATGTTGGAGGTAacttaactacttggagaagcaagaagcaggcAATGGTAGCTCGGTCAAGTGTAATAGCTGAGTTTAGAACCATAGCACAAGGCATCTGCGAACTTCTCTGtctcaaggggcttcttcaagatcttGGAAT